From the genome of Rhododendron vialii isolate Sample 1 chromosome 10a, ASM3025357v1:
TAAATATAACAGTGAAATCATAGCTGCTCTATCAGGTGAAAGATGAAAGGACTTCGGAGAACACAAAAGATACAAGCTTTGTCTTTTCAAAACTTGTATTCTGCTATTTTGAGGAAAGAGCCAGTTTTTAATATACATCAGAAAGATTTTCCATACGTAATCATTTCCACTAAATATGCATTAAGATCTAAACACAATCAGaatcttgttttcaaaaatagttttaacAAAATCGATTTTGAAAATCGCAAACCAACGTGAAGTTACATACAGCAAGGAATCAATACTTGCCTGCTCTGCCATAATGCCATTTTCAAAAGCATTATACAGGCTTTCTTTTGTGATGGCAGCAACAATAAGATTTGGAAGTTGATATTCTACCCTGCCATTTCAGCACTAAAATTAGTCTTTGGTGATGAATACATGTACAAGAATAGCATTCAGTTAAATATAACCCATAAACATTCCATCCCAACGCCAAGATGACGACTTGTAAGGAAATTTGATGTATCCAATAATGTAGAAGAGTAAAGGTATGGAGAAAAGTATCTCAATTTGAAAGACTCAATTTAAATAAAAGACTcgatttaaattttaaatttcgcCCATTTTGGAGTGAGAAACCAACTAGGAACTTTTTATCCAGTGTTTGTAAAGATTCTCCCACCTTTAGCCAACAATTCATAGGGAAGGACCCGATTTTGACAAAGATCATCGAATCCTTTTTTCCTTAAACATATGGAGAATCATTTtctattacaattttttttttccttttgctttttcctcctccttttcaTGTAGCTCATTCCAAATTGCTTATGAAGGACATTTCCATTATACCTTGAGAAGAGCCGCAAGATCTCGCAAAGTAATTTGGATGAAGAGTATGCATACACCCTAAAGTTAGTTTCCACAACAACAAAACCCTGGAGAaggacaaataaaaaagaatattACTTGTTAGATTTCACCTTTTATAGTCCACAACTTTTCTACCTAATTTTCCCAACAACCACCGAAAAGACATAGCAAACAGACTTCACAAACTGAACAGAAGAAAGAGCAAAGGACTAACATCCCATCTTGACACTTCAAAGGAACAAATAACTCCAACCAATACAACCACATGAACCTATTGGAGCCGACATAAACATTATGCAGCCAATCCATGTCATTTCAACATTTTAAATTGTGATGTAACAGAGTAATCTGCCAAAATATCTTCCATGCAACAATTTACAATGTCTTCAGCATACTACACGTTTGGCCAAAGTAGGCACATAATTCCTCTGTACCATAGCCCCAAAAGATTCTTCAAAAGTAAATTATCGTAGAAAATGGCCCATAAGGGCCCCTCGACCTTGTACCTATGCATATACAAGAAAACTAACCAAAAAACACTTATAAATCCACACAGCTGATAAAAAGCAAGGATGCCAACATCGTTGCTTTCAAGTTACTAATAGAGCTTTCCTTTCCCCTAGAAAGATCTACGACTCCCCTCTCCATTCACACTATGCACACAGCACCACATAATCCATAATGTATTATGCTGTCTCCACAGCTAATTTTCGTTTTAGTCAACCCCCTCTTTTTACTTGAATAGGCTAGGAATCCAAGAGCTCATGGCCGATGGaggtttgaaaaagaaagtgacCAAAAGTTGTATTACGTCTGCTATCTTCCTCAAGTTAACCAAGTCACTTATTGCCTTTCCGAGTTTTAGGAAGCAACCAAAAACTGGAATGATGACATTGGCCTGCATGCACACTAATTGCTCTAAAGACAAAGTAAGGTCAActtggcaagaaaaaaaaagatcctGCCATAAACTGGAACGGTGAAACCTACTCTATAATTTGATGTGGAACAATATATCTAAGAGGCATTAAGGCGATGCAACCATCATACAAAAAGAAAGGGCCAAAACATAAAAAGGCCCCATACTCTGCCACATATCAAGAGGCCATGATGAAATCTTCTCATACCTGATACAGCCTAAGGAGTACGAAATAAAATATGGTTTTCTACTTAAGGCCCAGGTGAGAGGTCCTAGACCATATTTTGCACTCAACTTGATTCACCTTAGCATACTGTCAAACCAATTAAAGCACTTGGAAAAAACTGAATGACAAACACAACGATGCCAGTCTCTCATTCCCTcacaagtaaaaaaaattgtaactaTGACACGGAAGTTCAAGTCATGCATTGTTAAATTTCaatacaagttgaatcacaaGGGAAATACCTGCTTCCGTGATGATAAATCTGATAAGCTAATTGACAGATTGGTAGCTAACTTAGTAGGAATAAACCAACTCTCTTTCCTACCCTGCACAAATCCAAAAGTTCATGGAATAGTAAGGTCTTGGTATTGAACAAAAGTCTGAAAACACGCATAATTAGAAGAAGCAATTGACCTGCTGAAGCTTGACCAATCCCAGGTCGGCAAGGTCTTTTATCACATTTCTCTGAATATCAGTCAATGTGTTCATATTATATGCCTACGCAAGAAGGGTGCAGATGAAACTCGTTAACTATCGATTCATCACACAACTTGCATTGCAGAATTATGTTTACATTCTGGAAAGAAGAGTAGGAAATCTGTTgccgaaggatatccatcaAATAGATCAAATTTCAGTAAGGGAAGGATTGCAAGTCAACAAGTGTCATAGAATTTAAGAATCTAAGTAAAATGCATTACCTCACCCGTGACGTGAAAACTAAGCTCCAGCAGAAATGAAATCAAATCTGCTGTATCCACACCTCGCTCCTTCACCACAATGACAAAGTCATAATTGCTGGTTAATATCAGGCATCAAATTACAACCTAATGTATCTAAGGAAAATAGGGATGAAGGGCATGTGCCTAGTATTCCAATAAGATGACTTTTCAGTTTCCAAAGCCACATACCAGTTAAAATTGAAAATGTCTAACTAACTCCCATTGTTATCTCTTTTTCTGGGCAACATGCACAAAGTGAACCTTAATATGGCAATTACTTGGATATCCAGGAAAAGGGATCCAACCTCTTTTCAACATTCTagataaaccaaaatcaaattttccaaaacacaaCAAAGTTGTCAGATACCTCAGAATTTGTGATATATTCCCTGATGATGTACCAGAGTTGTGCATTTGTATCCATCAGCTGTAATTTATAGAAATCAATACTTGCGCATATAAAACATCATGAAGACTACAGCCAGCAAATGACAAATATAATGCATACCAAAAATTGGAAACCACTTTCAGTTAGCTTTGGAGCTTCTTTGTCTCTATGGGACATAAAAACACATATCTATAAGGTACTGTATCCTTATTCTCCACttagaaaattgaaacatattttttgggACACAAAATAACCTCTGACTCAGAAGGCCTCGTTGGAATATTTTCATCATTGAAGAGCTGAAGTTTGTTGTCCTTTCCGTTTGGCCGGAGCTGATAAGGTGCAGCAAGAAACACTAATGTACCAAAGTTTGAAGTCATGATAAGAGTGAGTCAGAGACTAAACTATCAACAAAACTGCACACTGAACAATTACAAAAACCAAGTAACTCAACTCATGACAGAGATGCAGGGTAACTAGGAACTTACTACCCTAAGCAATACACAAGCGCAAATGAGACAGAAAAACACAAAGATGAAGTTCATACCTCCCATTGTTCAGCAGCATAGGCTTCTAGATCCTCCAAGCTTGGAAGCCTCACTGTGATAGTAGAAGGCATTGGTTCCCTTGGTAAAACTCCACTGCGTATCGAGTTTAAAGGTAATCCATTGGTATCCGAGTAAAACAATACTTCTAGGATAAGCACATCCTGAGCAAAGTGACTAGATAGAGATTACTAGGACTGGAAAATGGTTTTATGTTTATTCATGTGGTAAATGACATTTAGATTAGAGAACACAGACACAAGGTTAGCCATGCAAAACATGACTTGGTGAGTAATTTTGTTACATACTCCAGATACGCAAGCAGCAAATACAGTTAAACAACCAATCCGAAATTTAGGTCACCCCTATACTAAAAAGCCACATCTAGTGAACGTGCTACATGTTGATGATGGAATCAAGGAAGAAGACTTTtctagaagaaaaagaaggaaaggaaaagggaaactTCAAGAGTAAAAGATGGAAACTTTAAAGCCAGATAATTTTGGCCAGGCACAACTTTAAGAGACCAGAATTGAGCAGCTGGTGTCCAACCCCATATAGTAACAATGACTAATCCTTTAGTGAGGGAATCAAAACAAACACCTCTCCCCACtccccaaccaaacaaagaaaaatgcaCATCAGGCATGAGTAACAAATATACTAATGTGAAATATAAAAATGAAGAAAGCTTACCCATGTACTATATGCTTCTGAAGGTTAATCTGAAACTTTGTGTTTAATCTATAAGTGGTCCCCTTTTTCCTGCAGAAACACTACAAATAAATACAGAGTATGGGCAACCAGTATTTATTGGACTTGAAAGGAAATTCCTTTAAGGTGGACATAGCGTACTTGCAAGGTGAACATAATACTTATGTCTTAAAAAAGGTGAACATACACAAAATACTTACAACACTGTTATTAAAGTCTGCACATTTCAACCATCCATACATAGGGAACTCTCAAAGAATCAATGAAAACTAATGACAGAGTCTTGATATCATATTGGTTTGGGTCATTTTAGATTATGTAAATTACAGTGGGatgagctttgataccaatgcTTTACAATCTGCTCCCACATACAAATGACTAATTCTTGTTTTCatatagcaaaaaatatattcccACCCATTTTTCCAAACATGAATTTGCTCGAAAACATTGATTGAAAGGAGCAGAGCGATTAACTGCATATTAAGAAAAGTGACATTTCTTGTAATACCCCTTTCGTACCTTACATAAGAATATACAGTAATACAGACATACCACCTGAGGATGCAAAACAAATTCACTTCTGACTTCTTCAAACAACACACCACCAACGAAAAAGACAGATCACTGCATACCTGTCAACAGTTTCAATAAATACTCTCAACTGGACCAATCTATCAACAGCAACAGTATGTTTAGATTCTCCATCTGCAAGCACCCACTCATGTATCGACGTTGCTAATACTGGTTCATCAATGTACAGCATCTGCAAGACGTACTTCTTGGCCAACGGTGGCAAAGATCTACGCACAAAAGCCCCAAGATGAAGTATCAATTAGGACCTCAGAAGATCTAATTAGTAATTACACATCCATATGAAAGAATCTACGTACCCTTCGAATTCAAaacatttagagagagagaaagagacggGGGACCTGAGAATGGCTTCGCAAATGAAAGCATTGTCGTAAAGCTTGTCGAGCTTCATGGCAGGCAAGGAGGCCACCATGTCCATGAAGTTCTTGGCTATAATCTTCACTTGCGGCATTTTCTTGATGATCTGAGGAAGCGTCCagtagatgagagagagagagatgagaacaGAAGGGTATCAAACCCTATAGTCATTCATATGTATGTACAAGTACAACAATACTAGAAGAACAGAACtgtatatacatacatgaaTGAAAACGTATAATGATTTTCCAGTTTTTGGGTGAATTGTTGGGGTGAGTCCCTGAGGGTTTGATAGATTCATTGATGAATACTTTCCTACAGTGTACAGACATCAGGGATTCGAGTTGACGGCGTCGTTTTAGACAACTTGAATGACACACATCCACAAGGATTGGGGGGCCCACAATTTACTCCACCCACcctatttaaaaattaaaagacaaaaatgtgCAAGTAAAAGGGTGTTTTGGCTAAAACTAAATAAGGCActttggctttttctttttctttttctttttttttgtctttaattcaaaaaatttaagtttagatgacaattttttatttttttatttttttattttctctagaAGAACCAATAATCAACAAAACTTTGACGAAAAACGAACAAAtgtaagaaaaatttaaataaaagtagAACATACAACTCAATCCTTACTTTAGAAAAACATAGAACTTTTCTTCACTCACACCAACACTCTCACCTATACACGCACATGCACCCACTTCCATCTTAAGTAAACTCAGGTTGTCATTACCAAACTCAAAACATATTACTACATTTTCATTTTAATGACTTAGAGACAACTCTGCATTCCTTAATCAACCAATTTCTCTTTCTCAACCCACCTTGCTAATCACATTCGCATCTAAGTCGACACACTACACATAAGGAAGTAAAATATAATGCGCACGAGGACATTTCAAACAAAGCCTCAATGTGTCCTCAGAGAACTCACACATCCACCTAATTTAGTCTTTTCAAACTTAAGATCATGTTTTATTGTGTCCTCCCTCGTATCCCTTTTTATTCTGCCCTTTTAGTTTTCCTCTCATCGTTAACACGCACGTGTTATCGACCTCCACGCACATGCATACCATTCAGTCAAATCTCCAATTTATCATTATAAGTTTAAACTGCAATTCCAATGTAATTCTTCCACAATAGCTATTATCACATCTATGGCATCAAACATGTCACAATACCAACAAATTTCTACACCAATCTCAATACATCAAGCCACTATAATTTAGGGAGTCtataagaaaagaagaaagcaagCATCGACACCTCAAACTATCCAAGACATCAATTCAAGTTAAATGTTCATAGTTTCTCACATGAATGCTTCATTCTTTCGAAATTTCACATTTTAAAGCAAAGTATCAATACTCACATTCCCATTTTAATATGATACTAAACAATAACAAGATTCTTCGTTTCCGTTTTgttacatgttttttttctttcatttccggGCATTAAGGACCGCGTGTCTCACATTCATTCCAGCATCACTACGGTGGATCCGTgactttcttgtgcacttccgggcattagggaccccgtgcgtcccatttTCATTCCGGCATCACCCCTTATGGTGGATCactggatccgtggctttcttgtgcacttccgggcattagagaccccgtgcgtcccatttTCATTCCAGCATCACACCTtatggtggatccgtggctttcttatTACCATCCAATGATCCACATGTCACTCATATAGTCACATATTCTCATTAAATAAGCAATTCCATTATCTAACATTTCTCTAATTCTCCCACCTAGCAAAACACGCATACCAGACCCACCTATGGATACAACACATAACGAGGAAaaactattaatttttttctctatgtATCAGATAACATCAACGTCAAGTCATTTTCTGTCATATCAATGCACCAACAGTACATGTCCCTTATATTTCACAAGTTCTCACGTATTCTTGTTTCaatatacacatatacatagCAACCATTACACTTCTCACTTTCTATTTCATCAACAAACTAATCGTTAGTCAATAACGTAACCCAATGTGTCAATCAATCCCATAAGAACTCAATCCCATAAAAGTAAGTCTAAGCAACCCATCCGTTTCACTACGCATAGTTTCATTTCACTCCTAAACCCTTCTCACTTACCTACAAGTTTTACCACGCTTTCATTTCTCAATAAGTTTTCCATCCGATTAGATCATTACACCACCACGCATCAAGTAAGCACTCTAGAGTTCATTCTCATGTAACTAAGTCAAAACTATAgaaaagaaacattttaaaCAATACTCAATGTTACCCGTAACATCTAattcttccccccccccccccccccccccccccccccccccgatttttttttacagaaaattTTCAGCAGGGGTATTGATGCCCTTTTttcaggtatcgataccagagCAGTTTCAGtacagagagaaaaagaggtATAGACACCATCTccataggtatcgatacccacaTGATTTTTCAGCACACGAATCCCAGGTTTCGTACAGATTTTGACAAACAACGACAACGTAAGATTAAACACAATAAACTACACCCAATCGACACATAGACATataaagagagaggagaaatctCTATCTCAAGAGTTTTGAACAAAACCCTAAGATCCAAACCAAGCCCTAAGTTGTTTTGGTTGAAACCCACCGAGAAAACTCCCTCCGAGCTTGATTACACGACTTCCCAAGTCTAGGTCGCCAAAATAGGATGCTATTGGGTTGGGTTTTCCATGAATTTTGTGTTTGAGAGagatccgagagagagagagaaccgtaTGGGAGTAAAGAGAGAGACGGGAGGGAGATAATCACAATTATAAGGTAATCACACTTCAACCCCAAAACAATCTCACATCATATTTCACATTAAAAACGTAATctcacataaaaataaaataaaatcaatgcGTTTAAGAATTTAAATTATGGGACTCTACAGAGAAGTCGGCGTTGGTTGCGACGGGATGCGTCAAACCCAACTCAAGAACTCAGCTGCCACGTCGTCGTCGAGAATCATAACCCCTCCCTCGCTTCTTGATTGTTTCGCGGGCTAGTCCAAATGCGAGGAAGTTGCAGTTGGGGcagcggcggcggaggaggacTGTGGCGATGGATTTGATCTCGGCGGCGGGGAGGCGGTTGTCGTCGGTGGAGTTTGAGAGTGAGGCGTAATGGAGAAGGGCGTGGAAGATGGGTTTGGGCAAGATGGTTGacggtggtgggggtggtggtgggaaTGGCGGTTACGGTGGTGAGGAGACTGAAGAGGGAAGAAATACGATGAGGACTGAGGAGTGGAGGTGGTGGCCGGTGGGATATAAATGACGAGCGAAACCAATCTGGTATTCGTGCCAGATGTTAGGGATAACGGTGAAATGGCATTTGTACCCTTGAGTCAGTTGAAAAAGGTTCGCCTACTTTTTCCCGTCCAAGTTTTTGACAGCCGTTGccaattggattttttttttgggaaaataacggctaaggacgtgttttaataattaatatccgccaaagacattttcagaattaacaaatattctcagcatgtccttggcagatattaattatcaaaacacgtccttagccgttatttttccaaaaaaaaaaaggagtgtggaaATCAATTCTCTAAAAATAACTGTATAAATGATTGGATACCCTTGATAATGAATATTAGTTTTTCTTCTAATTGGAGTCTTTATTaatgtttaaaaaaatcaattaatttgAATTTCGTTTTGTTTGGATAGTTACTGATACATCTTATTTTATCAAACGTAATATTTCTATAAATCATaaatctcttttttattttattttttgcttcatgtatctcattcttttcagtttcatatatgtgtgtgtgtactatttttttccaattgaaATGTCCTGTATCTTTCTAACTCATCATATCCAAAAATAGAAACAATATTTTTGTCTTGatttctacttattttttttatgaacgaAGTCAATGTAACTTGTCATCCACctctttaaattttattttgttagttttgatttgCAATCTAATAATGTTCAAACAAAATTAGAGTTGAGTTCTACAAGCgttactagtttttttatccggttGGGATAGGACGAGGGAAAAAAGAAtgggaacagagggagtatcaAAATCACACATTTAATACTTAAATTAACCAAATCCAACCCATTTAATCCAATTGGTAAACTAATTGGGGCTAGCTCAGTTAGCCATGACTCTTGAATCTCATTAAGAGGACAGGAGTTCGAGTCTCTCAACCTGTGTGTACTTCTTCTCTTGGaggcttttctttctttctttctttgtttctaccctataatgggcctatttcttgtattggttgaattgttgggcttggttatctcgtgtgaactcaaatgttttacaaatttATTATTGTATTGCTCAAGTTTTTAGTACTTGGTAcatatttgagaattttgtaAAATCGTTGAACCTTATTCAAGTGTTATCACCTTAATATAATGACATTTCAACAGAATATAGACCCATTCAAAACAAACTCAGATACTCACGTAAGATAAAATCGGGGTACCCCTAATGCCACGACCAAATAGAAAATACAACTTCATTGACAAAAGATAAACAATTCTACATGGAGTTTACTATAAATAAGTTTGCAGTGAAAATATTTTCGTTATTTGCGGACTTCTGTTGTCAGCCGTTGGATCGTGATTTCAATGATCTGGATCTGCTAATGGtttattaccggtcacaattaacttttttccggaaaagtttcattagaatttggaccattgaaaTCACGATCCAACGGCTACCAACGACGTTCGCATTTAACGaaaataagggcgcccttattagaagtgCCCAATCATAGAAACTTCAAATTCTAGAGCAGAAATAGAAGCTAAACTGGTTGGCAATGGTATAGGAGGAGTTGATTCGGATCCTTTCTTCTATCATGTTTGTTCCCATGGTGAAAACCAAGGATGTCGTATCTTCCTATTTGAAATCATTTTAGTTCCAGATAAAACTAAGATCGGTAGATCGGATTTAACCCGCGGGATATAATAAGTTTGTTCACATGAAAGTTCTATTCACATTCGCTACAGTAGTCAATTAGGATAACCTGGGCATACTGAGGATGAAAAATAACGCAAGCCCTAAGAATCCTTCCGAAATTGCCAATGGCTCTTCATTCTACAAACACTAACACCAATTATAATTTTATTTCTCAAAAGCACTTGGAGAAAGTGTGTAGGAAAGATGCACCACCCCATAACAAAGTCAATTGAGGAAAATAGTAGAGGAAGATCAATTATTAATATCGAAAGATTTGATGTGGTATGAATATTGAATTCTCTAACTTTTCCCTACACCATTAGAAACTTATCTTGTCTCAATGATTTAAGGTGTCAATATACTTTTTGAAAACCTAGACCATTTAGCCCATTGAGGGTTTAGAAGATTTCTACTTCTAGGAGAAAATGTATATAGTTACCATCAGAAAAAGAAGGCAAATGCAAAACTCAAATTGctattactaattttaatttctAAGCATATCTTCAACAATGTGCTTTcttaataaaaatatgaaaaaaaaaaaccccatggAATTATGGGTTTGGGAAGAGTGGATTCCTAAAGTCCAATAAAAAGATGAAACCCTTATGTAACTGGACTACGTTTGACCGCGGTGAAGCAAACAAAGAGGAAATGACAACAATAAGCATAGTTGTGAGTGTCATGTTACCATAAAACTCTTATGGTGATGAattctcccaacatcctcatACCCTTTTCTCTATAAATACTAACACCTAAGAGAACCTTTATAAAGTTGTAGACCAACTTAGATGGGTAATTACTCAAGAACATAACAGGAAAAAAGCCCCACAATCTGAGGAAAAAGATACTGAAATCGATGCATACCTGTTTCACGAAAAGCAAATTCAAGCACAACATAATAGACTGAAGAAATGAAAATCACTTAGAAATCTACAAGGGAGTGGAACTTATTAACTATAActtatggaatttttttttttttttttttttttgcaatgcaCTTCCCTTCAATCTAGATCTATATTTTACTTTCTGATAGTGTTCTAGATTATTCATGGGAGACCAATCAATATAACAACTTAATTTTCCACATGAGAGGTCATCCAACACAACACAACGCAACCTTAACCACcccctttggatggtgagaaaggatgAGATAATAAAGGAAAgggccaatcaaaaaaaaatcctttaagtactttcctttccatttttcacaaaaatgttcaatccaaatgagtgatttcaCAAGAAACCATaaccttttctttattttctaattaaggccctccatccaaaggggctgttaaAGTTTCTAAGCTACAAAATAAGTTATTCATTTGTATAACAGGAAAAATGTTTTGTTGATAACAACACAAGGCAATGAACAAAACACATTAAAAAGCATAAAACACTTTAGGAGAATAATGAAAATGATTAATCGGCAAAGCACAATTGtttaaagataaaaacattcaaAAGTAGCTGTGGTGAATTGGAATAGTGAGGAGAACAATGATTCACCAAAGGCAGATTCAATTAACTCTTTGATGCGTGGGTGTGTGAGGGTGAGTTCTGTTATAGTCATTGGGACATTGTGTCAAACACATAGTAGGCAAATCAAATGGAAGCACTGTGGTTCAAGTTTGCAAGAGGGATATGTTGCCCTCATCGGAAAATAGTCGcagaacataaaaaataaagtactaaAACTCACCATCTACctttgccgagagagagagagagagaaccacgcagagttTGGTTGTAGTTTGATTTGGAATGGTCAGGTGGTTCGTTGTTCCGTTTTGTTATTATGGAGGTGTCGTTTCCGTGACGGTGGTGTCCTTCCCATGAAGGAGCGTGGAGTCACTTAGGTTGccttgggtgggggggggggggggttgggagAATAGGGCAAAGGCAATTTGGTAATGGGAAAGCCCACAAACAGGTCAGAAACGATGCCGAAGGATTTCACAGAAAGAGTTGGATTATCGTGTCCATTGGGAGGAGGATGGGACATAAATTAGTTGCAAGTGTTAGGGGTATTTACGGAAAGCAAAAAGGAGGAAACACTTTCAtgcatttaaaagaagtagtatatatataatgcGGTTAGTGTCTAGTTAATGAAATGAGGGAATTTTAGACAatactttgtaaagtaattgaggtCAGTatacctcaggggaggtcagagagatttatccttttttttttatggtaaaagtcaatattgttagaataataagattagCACCTCAGGAAGAGTTGAACTTCTAACTTCTTTGCCATGTGCCTGCACTCCTAATTCTGTTGCCTCTTGGCTTACAAATATAGATGAAAGGAATTGGGTAGTTCGGTATATAGAACATGTGTGGGAAAAAAAGGTGAATTTCATTGTCTATTTGATTTGAGAAAGCAAAATTAGAGGagaacaaaaaatagagaaaaaaaaagggtaatgaTTTTTGTACTTCACTTTCTTATAAATGCActacaaaaaaattgtatttagtGCTTAAAATTATACGCAACACAAAGCACTAAAACCAATTTTTGAACGTGCATTTGAGATAATTAAAGTAATCATCCTATTTAGGTACACAACATAAGTTTTCATCCCTCCAATTTTTTacgttatgttttcatccttttttttataGCAAAGTACCATATCTACCCTTATTAGTGAAACATCTAGGTACCTAATTTACTGGGATGTAATTTAGGATTTGAATTAACTGTAGtttcctaaaataatgggttttgaCTTGTGTTATATaacttccaaacaaaaaggaaaaggcgAAAAATTTTGAATCTTCAAATATTGCATTccatttttggtaaattaaTTGTAACTGGGTTTTTGATATCGTGGTAGATTTGAGGTTTGAATTCACAGTAGTGAGTTTTCGATATCATGGTAAATTAATCATGACGTTGTATTATTTGTTTAGTCAAAATTTATCATGATCaattgttttggatttttcgATAGATTGGTAAAGTGGACAATTTATCATGAAATCAGCTTGATTAAATACACCATGAATgctcattttgtagagttttgAAAAAGTTTGTCATGGTAAATTGAAAAAGGCATTCATTATGAATTTAATAGAATTGATTATTTTCACATTCCAAATTGAATCGAATTAAAACAATCATGATTCGTGATTAATTTGATTACCCAAGCATGATTCATGATTGATTTGTTAACTCAAGCATTTGATAATAGAGGTGATTTTATGGTACATTTGCAAACCATCCAACCAAATTTCATGGTCAATTTTACTATGAACACACACATCACAATTAGTACTCCAATTCCAATTTGAACAATATGCCATGAAAGTACACCT
Proteins encoded in this window:
- the LOC131303321 gene encoding general transcription and DNA repair factor IIH subunit TFB2-like isoform X2, whose amino-acid sequence is MPQVKIIAKNFMDMVASLPAMKLDKLYDNAFICEAILRSLPPLAKKYVLQMLYIDEPVLATSIHEWVLADGESKHTVAVDRLVQLRVFIETVDRKKGTTYRLNTKFQINLQKHIVHGHFAQDVLILEVLFYSDTNGLPLNSIRSGVLPREPMPSTITVRLPSLEDLEAYAAEQWECFLLHLISSGQTERTTNFSSSMMKIFQRGLLSQRDKEAPKLTESGFQFLLMDTNAQLWYIIREYITNSEERGVDTADLISFLLELSFHVTGEAYNMNTLTDIQRNVIKDLADLGLVKLQQGRKESWFIPTKLATNLSISLSDLSSRKQGFVVVETNFRVYAYSSSKLLCEILRLFSRVEYQLPNLIVAAITKESLYNAFENGIMAEQIRLWESDMNRVEMTPASLFDEFPSRDVFEAACDFAREYGGVLWEDSKKMRLVVKAEILGQIREFLRR
- the LOC131303321 gene encoding general transcription and DNA repair factor IIH subunit TFB2-like isoform X1, producing MPQVKIIAKNFMDMVASLPAMKLDKLYDNAFICEAILRSLPPLAKKYVLQMLYIDEPVLATSIHEWVLADGESKHTVAVDRLVQLRVFIETVDRKKGTTYRLNTKFQINLQKHIVHGGVLPREPMPSTITVRLPSLEDLEAYAAEQWECFLLHLISSGQTERTTNFSSSMMKIFQRGLLSQRDKEAPKLTESGFQFLLMDTNAQLWYIIREYITNSEERGVDTADLISFLLELSFHVTGEAYNMNTLTDIQRNVIKDLADLGLVKLQQGRKESWFIPTKLATNLSISLSDLSSRKQGFVVVETNFRVYAYSSSKLLCEILRLFSRVEYQLPNLIVAAITKESLYNAFENGIMAEQIITFLQQNAHPRVAERIPSVPENVTDQIRLWESDMNRVEMTPASLFDEFPSRDVFEAACDFAREYGGVLWEDSKKMRLVVKAEILGQIREFLRR
- the LOC131303321 gene encoding general transcription and DNA repair factor IIH subunit TFB2-like isoform X4, with the protein product MPQVKIIAKNFMDMVASLPAMKLDKLYDNAFICEAILRSLPPLAKKYVLQMLYIDEPVLATSIHEWVLADGESKHTVAVDRLVQLRVFIETVDRKKGTTYRLNTKFQINLQKHIVHGGVLPREPMPSTITVRLPSLEDLEAYAAEQWELMDTNAQLWYIIREYITNSEERGVDTADLISFLLELSFHVTGEAYNMNTLTDIQRNVIKDLADLGLVKLQQGRKESWFIPTKLATNLSISLSDLSSRKQGFVVVETNFRVYAYSSSKLLCEILRLFSRVEYQLPNLIVAAITKESLYNAFENGIMAEQIITFLQQNAHPRVAERIPSVPENVTDQIRLWESDMNRVEMTPASLFDEFPSRDVFEAACDFAREYGGVLWEDSKKMRLVVKAEILGQIREFLRR
- the LOC131303321 gene encoding general transcription and DNA repair factor IIH subunit TFB2-like isoform X3, whose translation is MPQVKIIAKNFMDMVASLPAMKLDKLYDNAFICEAILRSLPPLAKKYVLQMLYIDEPVLATSIHEWVLADGESKHTVAVDRLVQLRVFIETVDRKKGTTYRLNTKFQINLQKHIVHGHFAQDVLILEVLFYSDTNGLPLNSIRSGVLPREPMPSTITVRLPSLEDLEAYAAEQWELMDTNAQLWYIIREYITNSEERGVDTADLISFLLELSFHVTGEAYNMNTLTDIQRNVIKDLADLGLVKLQQGRKESWFIPTKLATNLSISLSDLSSRKQGFVVVETNFRVYAYSSSKLLCEILRLFSRVEYQLPNLIVAAITKESLYNAFENGIMAEQIITFLQQNAHPRVAERIPSVPENVTDQIRLWESDMNRVEMTPASLFDEFPSRDVFEAACDFAREYGGVLWEDSKKMRLVVKAEILGQIREFLRR